The Candidatus Parvarchaeota archaeon DNA window AGACAGGGCAAGAACAAGGATGCAATATGCCAAAATCGGCCTTAATTTGATGGTGCGCCCAAGCAGGTTGACTTCTTTTTTAGTGTTTTTTGGGTCAAGATATTTCATTGTGAAAAATAGAGTGATTGCAAGAAACGGCATTCCAAAAAGCCAGCCAATCACAGAGGCTAAGAAAAGCTCAATAACACCTGTCCCTGCTTGACCCCTCAGGCATCTTGCCATTGTTCCACCCCACCTATTTTTCTTCTGTTAATCACGCCATTACTCAACCCTGCAAAACCCCGGTTTTCTTCCCGCAAGCAACGAACTTTTCAACCGCAAGCTCCAAATCCTCCGTGCTTAGCTGAGCATTCATCATTACCCGAATCCGAGCCTTGTCCTTTGCAACCATTGGAAACACGATTGGCAGGGCAAACACGCCCTGCTCGAAAAGTTCTGCCGACAGGTTTTGCGCCTTTATTGATTCGCCGCACATGACAGGAGTTATTGGTGTTGTGCTGTTTCCAGTGTCAAAGCCTGCGCCTTTCATCTGCTTTTTGAAATATTTTGTGTTTTTCCAGAGTTTCTTTAGGTGGCGCGGCTCGCTTTCCATTATGTCAAGTGCTGCCATGCACCCTGCAACAGTTGCAGGCGGAGCCGAGCCTGACAAAAGAAAAGTCCTTGCGTTGTTCCACAAAAAGTCGTGAAGGGCCTGCGAGCCGGACACATAGCCGCCAACAACGCCTAGGGCCTTTGAAAACGTGCCCATCTCTATATCAATTTTCCCTTCAAGCCCAAAGTGGCTTGCAGCCCCCCTGCCGCACTCCCCAAGCACGCCATCGCCATGCGCATCATCAACGTAAATTATTGCCCCGTGCTTTTTTGCAACAGGAGTGATTTTGTCAAGCGGGGCCACATCCCCATCCATTGAAAACACGCCGTCGGTAAGGACAAAAAGGCGGTTGTATGATTGTTTTTGGCCAGACTTGTCAGTGTAGCCTTTTGTTGCGGCCTCTTCAAGCACGCGTGCCAAATCCTGCGCGTCTGCATGCTTGTAAATCGTCCTTTGCGCCTTTGAAAGGCGCACCCCGTCAATGATGCTTCCATGATTCAGCTCGTCTGAAACAAGCAGGTCCCCTTCACCTGAAATCGCAGGGATTGTGCCTGCATTTGCAGCAAAGCCTGTCTGGAAATAAAGCGCAGCTGGGGTGTGCTTGAATTTTGCAATTTTCTCCTCAAGCTGCGTGTGCAAGTCCATTGTGCCTGCAATTACGCGCACAGAGCCGGAGCCTGCGCCCCATTGCTTTGCCGCAGTGATTTGAGCCCTGATGATTTTTTTGTGGCTTGACAGGCCAAGATAGTTGTTTGAGCAAAGCATCAGCACGTCCTTGCCCTCAACCTTGCAGCGGGGGACTGACATTCCACCTAACCTTCGAAGCTTCCAGTCAAGCCCTGCCGATTTTTTCTCATCCACCTTTGATTTTAGGTATTCATCAAAATTCACAAAAACCACCTGCATTTGACATTTTATAGATTGGCTGGAGGCATACAAACCTGCACTGACACGCCTGCTGATGGATTGGTTTTGCCCCTGCAGGCATAAAAAAGGCATGGAATTGCACTGGCGCCGGATAAAGTGTCAAAAGATGATGTTTTATATATTTATGTTGCGCGATAAATTGGATTTGATGGCAAAACTCCTAGTGCAAGAAAGAAATAAAATAAGAGATCCGGTGGAAGGCGCAAAGTCCCAAAGAAGGGCATTTGAGGGGCTTGAGGCAAACCAGCACTTCAAGCTGTTATTGCCTTATGCTGATGAATATTCCGGCAAGGCGAATGGAAAACCATATCCTTCTGCTGAACTTTCAAGGATAGCAAGGACTGAAGAAAACGAGGATAAGATAAATTCGGCAATTTACACAATGGCAATGCGTGGCGACTGGCAGTGGGTTTCTTACATTGCAAAACACATTGGAGGCAGGGCTGGAAAAATGGCAAGGGTATCGCTTTTGCAAGGTTTGGACAGCCTGATAGCGGACAGATATTATGAGATGATAGGGCTGGTTGCATTTTATGAAAAAGGCACTGCGGATGGTGGCAGGGCGCTTGAATTTCTAATAAAAGAATATGAAGAAAGCAGGTATGCAAAAGCCCTTGTTTTGGTTGGGCTTGATGCTGCCAAAAACGGCGGAATGCTTAATCGAAAAAACCCCGAGGCAAAATGGGAATACGAAGAGCATTGAGGTGGCTGAAATGACAACTGCAAGATGCGATTTGATATTTAGGGGCTCGGGACCTAGCATGACAGGGAGTGAAGCAGCAGGTGGCAATGCAAGTGTGGCTGACAAATGGACAAAACGGGTCTGGCAAACAGAAACTATCAGAAAACTGCCAGGGAGAAGAAAGCCCGACTATTATTATTTGGACTATTTGGAGGCGCAAAAGGCAAAGACCGCAGCGCAGGCATTGCCGCATATTCGAAAACTTCTGGATGCGAATAGGTTTGCCGAAGTCCTAAAGCTTGCAATGCTGAATGACTCGGTTGGAAAAACTGCAAGGGATGAGATATATGGCAGGACAAAACGGCTTGAGGAAAAAGGCGAGTGGACGCTGATTGCAACGATTGCAACATTTTTTGAAAATAATGGCAGGCGGGAAGTGATGGTGAATGACATATTAAATGCAGCCAAGGCAAACCCGCAGGATGAGGTGGCGGCGCATGCGATTAAGATGCTCAAGCGTGATGGAGTGTTGAAGGAGTAGGGTTATAAGGGCAAACAAGCATAAAAAGGTTTAAGACACGCGCACCATACGCGCATTTTGAGCGGCTGAACCGCAAAAAGAGAAATGGAATTTCGAGGCTGGGTTTATGGCAAACTTGGAACTAAAAAAATTCATGCAGCCAAATCAACATAAAAAAACAGATTTTAGAAAGGTGCTTTTGATTAAGACAGCAGCACTAAGGTTGAAATTATTGCTTGAGGAAAAAAGATACCATGCGATTTTGGGGCTGGAGCGAGAAAGCAAAGTACAATATCAAAGCCCAATAAATCAGAGTGCAATTGACGGCTTGTTTGAAAGGCTTGATGAAATTGAGAAAAGCGGCGATCTGGTCCTTATTGGCAAAATGAGCTTTTATACAGGCAAACCCCATCAGAAGGAAAAACTTAACAGTATATTGAGAGAAGCGCTCAAATCCAATGATATGCAAGCCAAGTATCTTGCAAAGCTTGGGCTGCTTGCATCGGTCAATAGACTTGACTTTGAGGCGCTCGATAATAAATAGAGACCTTGGTAGTTACTAAGTTTAAGGTTATTTTGCCAAAGGGCGCACCCGCGTTTGTTGGCAGGAATGCATTTGAAGGCATTGAGAAAAACCCTTTTTTTAGCGTGCTTTTGCCTTTTGCTGACCAATATAACGGCAAGGATGTGAGGCACAAGGCAAGTGCACTTGAGCTTGTAAACATTGTGCTTCATGACGAAAACGAGGAGAGGGTGACAAGTGCCATATATGTGCTTGCAAGAAGGGGCTGCCTAAAGGAGCTTGAGTACCTGGAAAAAAACAGCGCAGGGCATGCCAAAAAATTTGCAAAGACAGCCCTAGGCCAGATGGAAAAGAAAGCCTGAATTGGAATACAAAGCGGCAGCACAGAAGGCCAGTTTGATTGAAAGTCAAGGCAGGATGGCGGGAAATTGTAAATTATCCCGTCCTTTGCGAATACCTAGAGCGGGCGTCGATTTGATAGGCAAGGGAGACTATTGATTCATTGGAAGCGGCTTTTTTTTGGCTTGCTGTCCCAATTCCCCTCCGGCCTGCAGGTTGCACTGCCAAGTAGCCTGAAATGAAGCTTGTTGAAAGTTTGTTGTCCCGGGCTTTGAGGTTTCCGGTTGCCTTGAGAAATGTCAGCACGTCGGTTGCCCTATCCTCGTCCCTGCCTGAAAACTTGCCAAGCCCAAAATCAATGACCCAGGCCGAATCATCCTCCATCACTGCAATGTTTGCAGGAGTGTAATCGCCGTGCACAATGCCACTTTTATGGATTGTAGCAAGAAGAGAGCCTGACTTGAAAAAAAGCCCCTCAAGCCCCTTTTTGGGAGTTTTTCCCCGTCCTATAAGCTGGTGGAGCATGGAGCACTTGAGCCGCTCCATTATAATGTTGAAGCTGCCCCAGCGCAGGACCTTTGGGCAGGGCACACCGGATTGCCTTGCATGGGATAAAAGCCGCACCTCAAGCCTTGTGCGGGTTTCCCTAAGCCTCAGGTCAAGGGATTGGTCACGGTATCTTTTTTTAACGCGGATTTTTTCAACTGCCGCCTTGCCTTCAAGCCTGCAGGCCCTAACAATGCTTTCAGCGCCTTTCATCAATGCAGAGTTTTTTGAGCCAGGCATGAAATCCCCAAAACCAAATTCTGAAAACCAAAAACTGCTTTTCTTCCAAAATGTCAGACAATCCATGCGTTGAGTGTCACTGAAAGGCCGCGGTCTTTTGCAAGAAATTGCAAGCCCGCTTTTGTCCTATTGCTGTTGCCTGAAAAAGTGGCGCAATGCAAAAGTGATGATTAAAAGCCACAGGGCAGTTTCCAAATCCATCCTTAAGGCAAGCATGAGCCCCAGGATGAACGCCACTGTTGCCGCCCAGATGGCAAGGCTCCAGGCATAGACTTTGGCCCCGTCAAGTGGCATCATAGGGAGCATGTTGAAAAAAGCAAGAAATGCGTTTGTTGAGGCTGCAAAGAAAAGCAAGTTGAGCTGCTGGCCAAGCACAAGCACGCGCGCAGAAGGGCCAAGCACAAGGCCAAGGCCCAAAAATAGCAGGCCAAGTGCGATGTTTGTCAGCGGACCGACAAGGGAGATGATGCCGTTTTGCTTTCTTGAGATGCCTGCCGAGTAGATGTAAACTGCGCCTGGGGACAGGAAGGTGAATGGCAGGAAAAGCGCCAAAAGTAGGCCAATCAAAAGCCCCTGTGGCGAGGCCTGGAACTGCGCCCAAGCACCATATTTTATTGCAAAGTACTTGTGCATTGACTCATGCAGGATAAAGCCAATGCCGATTGAAAACGCGGAGACGGAAAAAAGCACGATGAATGCCCCCGGGCCTGCGGCAATAAGGCTTGACAGGCCGCCTGCAAAAAGGAAGGTAAAGGCAAGCGAGATTGCAACCACTGAAACCGCGATATTGAGAATTTCGTCGGTTGTGAATTGGAAGTGATGCGCCATGAAAACCACTTGAAAATACGAGTTTAACACGCCACAAGATTGCTGCTGAATAAGTTAGTTAATTTGTTAGATGTTTTGACTGGCCTAGTTACCTGTACATTGAGCCGCCGGCATCCTTCTCAAACTTTTTCATGGCCTCGACGCTTTGCTTGGTCACCGAGGAGCGCAAGGTTTTAAGGGCAGTGTCAAAGTGCTTGTTTGTCACCTTCTCTGCCTTCATGTTTTCCCGAATCGCGGCCATTCCAGCCTCTCGGCAGATGTTCTCTATGTCGGCTCCGGAAAGACCCTCCGTCTTTTTTGCAAGCTCGGCAAATGAGACGTCCTTTGCAATAGGCATCTTCTTTGTGTGCACCTTGAAAATTTCCTCGCGCGTCTGCTCATCTGGAAGCGGTATGTCCACAATCTTGTCAAACCTGCCAGCGCGAAGCAAGGCCGGGTCCACGATGTCGGGCCTGTTGGTTGCCGCAATCACTACAATGTTTTTGAGGTTTGCAAGCCCGTCCATTTCCGTAAGAAACGAGTTGACAATGCGCTCTGTCACCTTTGAGCTCTCGTCAGTGCCCCTGTATGGCGTAACCGCATCTATCTCGTCAATGAAGACAATGGCAGGGGCTGCAGTCCTTGCTTTCCTGAATAGCTCGCGCACCGCCTTTTCCGACTCCCCCACCCACTTTGAGAGTATTTCAGGTGCCTTTATGGAGATGAAGTTTGCCTCAGACTCTGTTGCAACAGCCTTTGCAAGAAGAGTCTTGCCAGTGCCTGGAAGCCCGATTAGAAGTATGCCCTTGATTGGCCGTATGCCAAGCTTTGTGAAAACCTCCGGATTTTTCAGCGGAAGCTCTATTGCCTCTTTTAGCTCTGATTTCACCTTTGACAGGCCGCCGATGTCCTCCCATTTGACATTTGGCTTTTCTATGAACACCTCGCGCAGGGCAGAGGGGTGGATTTCGCGCAACGCGTCAAAAAAGTCGTCCCTTGTGACTCGAAGGTTGTCAAGCACGACAGGAGGGATGTCCTGCGATAAATCCAAGTCTGGAAGGATGCGCCTCAAAGTCTTCATTGCAGACTCCTTGATAAGAAGCGTCAGGTCTGCTCCCGTGTAGCCGTGTGTGATGTTTGCAAGCTCATCAAGGGACACCTTGTCGTCAAGGGGCATTCCCCTTGTGTGTATCTGGAGGATTTCCTTGCGCCCATCGCGATCAGGCACCCCAAGCTCTATCTCGCGGTCAAACCTGCCCGGCCTTCTAAGGGCTGGGTCGATTGAATTTGGCCTGTTTGTTGCGCCAATCACAATTACTTGCCCGCGCGTCTTGAGGCCGTCAAGAAGCGTGAGAAGCTGGGAGACCATGCGCCGCTCGACCTCGCCTTGCGCCTCCTCGCGCTTTGGCGCAATCGCATCAATCTCGTCCATGAAAATTATTGAAGGCGAGCTGTCCTGCGCATCCTTGAACAGGCCCCTGAGTTTTTCCTCAGATTCGCCGACAAACTTGGAGACAAGCTCCGGGCCTGCGATATGTATGAAATTAGCCTCCGACTCAGAGGCAACTGCCTTTGCAAGAAGCGTTTTTCCTGTTCCTGGCGGGCCGTAAAGAAGCACGCCTTTAGGGGCCTCAATCCCAAGCTTTTCAAATAGCTCAGGATGGCGAAGCGGAAGCTCTACCATCTCGCGTATTTTTTTGATTGTGTCCTTCATGCCCCCGACATCCTCATAAGAGATGCTTGGGGCTGCAGAAACGTCCTTTACAGGCTCATCCTTGAGGACAACTTCGGTGGCCTCATTGACCATTACAACCCCGATTGGCTGGACAACAGCGGCAACAAGGGGAAATGAGGTGCCAAACACGCCTACAAAGATTGTGTCGCCTTTGGTAAGCGCGCGGCCAATTAATTTCTTTTTTACAAACTGGTCAAAACCTGGCGAGTATTTAATTGGAACTGTTGGGACAAGTATGACTTTTTTTGCCTCCTTAAGCTCCGCTTTCTTGACAAGTATCTTGTCGCCAAGGGCAACTCCCGTGTTCTGGCGCATGTAGCCATCCATGCGGATAAGATTGAGGCCCTCGTCTTGAGGGTGCGCCTGCCAGACAACGGCAGCAGTTGAGCGCTTGCCCTTAAGCTCCACAATGT harbors:
- a CDS encoding aminotransferase class I/II-fold pyridoxal phosphate-dependent enzyme — protein: MVFVNFDEYLKSKVDEKKSAGLDWKLRRLGGMSVPRCKVEGKDVLMLCSNNYLGLSSHKKIIRAQITAAKQWGAGSGSVRVIAGTMDLHTQLEEKIAKFKHTPAALYFQTGFAANAGTIPAISGEGDLLVSDELNHGSIIDGVRLSKAQRTIYKHADAQDLARVLEEAATKGYTDKSGQKQSYNRLFVLTDGVFSMDGDVAPLDKITPVAKKHGAIIYVDDAHGDGVLGECGRGAASHFGLEGKIDIEMGTFSKALGVVGGYVSGSQALHDFLWNNARTFLLSGSAPPATVAGCMAALDIMESEPRHLKKLWKNTKYFKKQMKGAGFDTGNSTTPITPVMCGESIKAQNLSAELFEQGVFALPIVFPMVAKDKARIRVMMNAQLSTEDLELAVEKFVACGKKTGVLQG
- a CDS encoding Kae1-associated serine/threonine protein kinase; translated protein: MDCLTFWKKSSFWFSEFGFGDFMPGSKNSALMKGAESIVRACRLEGKAAVEKIRVKKRYRDQSLDLRLRETRTRLEVRLLSHARQSGVPCPKVLRWGSFNIIMERLKCSMLHQLIGRGKTPKKGLEGLFFKSGSLLATIHKSGIVHGDYTPANIAVMEDDSAWVIDFGLGKFSGRDEDRATDVLTFLKATGNLKARDNKLSTSFISGYLAVQPAGRRGIGTASQKKAASNESIVSLAYQIDARSRYSQRTG
- a CDS encoding site-2 protease family protein, which translates into the protein MAHHFQFTTDEILNIAVSVVAISLAFTFLFAGGLSSLIAAGPGAFIVLFSVSAFSIGIGFILHESMHKYFAIKYGAWAQFQASPQGLLIGLLLALFLPFTFLSPGAVYIYSAGISRKQNGIISLVGPLTNIALGLLFLGLGLVLGPSARVLVLGQQLNLLFFAASTNAFLAFFNMLPMMPLDGAKVYAWSLAIWAATVAFILGLMLALRMDLETALWLLIITFALRHFFRQQQ
- a CDS encoding CDC48 family AAA ATPase, coding for MTKTVELKVAESYQTDVGRGLVRIDNKARAELGVSTGDIVELKGKRSTAAVVWQAHPQDEGLNLIRMDGYMRQNTGVALGDKILVKKAELKEAKKVILVPTVPIKYSPGFDQFVKKKLIGRALTKGDTIFVGVFGTSFPLVAAVVQPIGVVMVNEATEVVLKDEPVKDVSAAPSISYEDVGGMKDTIKKIREMVELPLRHPELFEKLGIEAPKGVLLYGPPGTGKTLLAKAVASESEANFIHIAGPELVSKFVGESEEKLRGLFKDAQDSSPSIIFMDEIDAIAPKREEAQGEVERRMVSQLLTLLDGLKTRGQVIVIGATNRPNSIDPALRRPGRFDREIELGVPDRDGRKEILQIHTRGMPLDDKVSLDELANITHGYTGADLTLLIKESAMKTLRRILPDLDLSQDIPPVVLDNLRVTRDDFFDALREIHPSALREVFIEKPNVKWEDIGGLSKVKSELKEAIELPLKNPEVFTKLGIRPIKGILLIGLPGTGKTLLAKAVATESEANFISIKAPEILSKWVGESEKAVRELFRKARTAAPAIVFIDEIDAVTPYRGTDESSKVTERIVNSFLTEMDGLANLKNIVVIAATNRPDIVDPALLRAGRFDKIVDIPLPDEQTREEIFKVHTKKMPIAKDVSFAELAKKTEGLSGADIENICREAGMAAIRENMKAEKVTNKHFDTALKTLRSSVTKQSVEAMKKFEKDAGGSMYR